In the genome of Oncorhynchus clarkii lewisi isolate Uvic-CL-2024 chromosome 4, UVic_Ocla_1.0, whole genome shotgun sequence, one region contains:
- the LOC139406452 gene encoding actin nucleation-promoting factor WASL-like isoform X2, producing MNSHPPQRRVGNIGSILLTPQENECLFNYLGRKCITLCTAVVQVYGADRSSSWVKRCCGVACLIKDNPLRSYFIRVFDIKEGKTMFEQELYNNFSINSSRSYFISFSGDNCQVGLNFASEEEAKRFRAALKDLLSRRQRKTGPALPMATVDIKNPEINNVRFHNSHHHQHHQQQHQPHHVNNMLHSSFSKKEKKVKGKRKKLTKADIGTPSNFQHIGHVGWDPNTGFDLNNLDPELKNLFDMCGISEAQLKDKETSKVIYDFIEKKGGVEAVKNELRRQAPPPPPSRGGPPPPPPPHSSGPAPPPPPPPPSRGGRGAPPPPPPSRAPTSAPPPPPPSRPGALGAPPPPPPPNRGGHGHHHYQPPPPPSHAPQAPPPPPPPSAPPSGGGGAPPPPPPPPPPPGPPPPPELDGGVESPHSPPGSGGKSALLEQIRGGTQLKKVEPPASKPPATTVGRDALLDQIRQGIQLKTVPDGPESGSPTPAPSAGIVGALMEVMQKRSKAIHSSDEDEDDDDEEDFEDDDEWDD from the exons ATGAATAGCCATCCTCCGCAACGCCGGGTTGGAAATATTGGCTCCATACTCCTCACCCCGCAAGAGAACGAATGCCTCTTCAACTACCTGGGAAGGAAATGCATT ACCCTGTGCACAGCGGTGGTCCAGGTGTATGGGGCAGACAGGAGCTCGTCCTGGGTGAAGAGGTGCTGCGGAGTAGCCTGTCTGATCAAGGATAACCCTCTGAGGTCCTACTTCATCAGGGTCTTTGACATCAAG GAAGGGAAAACCATGTTTGAACAGGAGCTCTACAATAACTTCTCAATCAACAGCTCGAGGTCCTATTTCATTTCGTTTTCAGGAGAT AACTGCCAGGTAGGCCTGAACTTCGCTAGCGAGGAAGAGGCCAAGCGATTTAGAGCCGCACTGAAAGACCTACTCAGCAGACGGCAACGTAAAACGG GCCCAGCTCTCCCTATGGCCACTGTGGACATCAAGAACCCGGAGATCAACAATGTGCGCTTCCACAACTCccaccatcatcaacaccaccagcagcagcatcagccaCACCACGTCAACAACATGCTGCACAGTAGCTTCAGCAAGAAGGAGAAGAAAGTCAAGGGCAAGAGGAAGAAGCTCACCAAGGCTGACATAGGCACCCCCAGCAACTTCCA GCACATCGGCCATGTGGGCTGGGACCCAAACACAGGCTTCGAT TTGAATAACCTGGACCCGGAGCTAAAGAACCTGTTTGACATGTGTGGCATCTCAGAGGCCCAGCTGAAGGACAAGGAGACCTCCAAGGTCATCTATGACTTCATCGAAAAGAAAGGAGGGGTGGAGGCCGTCAAGAACGAGCTCCGTAGGCAAG ccccaccacctcctccctctcggggtggcccacctcctcctcccccaccccacAGCTCGGGCCCAGctcctcccccaccaccaccacccccatcgCGAGGTGGCCGGGGTGCCCCgccaccacctccaccctctcGGGCCCCCACCTctgcccctcccccccctcccccctccaggcCTGGTGCCCTAGgagccccccctcctcccccgccCCCCAACAGAGGGGGCCACGGCCACCACCACTACCAGCCACCGCCTCCACCCTCACATGCCCCCCAGGCCCCACCGCCACCTCCCCCACCATCAGCACCACCCTCCGGTGGCGGGGgagcccctcctccacctcctccaccaccacccccacctggACCCCCGCCCCCTCCAGAGCTGGACGGTGGTGTGGAGTCGCCCCACTCACCCCCGGGCTCGGGGGGTAAGTCGGCCCTGCTAGAGCAGATCCGTGGGGGCACCCAGCTGAAGAAGGTGGAGCCACCGGCCTCCAAGCCACCGGCCACCACCGTAGGGCGCGATGCCCTGCTCGACCAGATACGGCAGGGCATCCAGCTAAAAACC GTACCAGACGGCCCTGAATCGGGCTCCCCTACACCGGCCCCCTCGGCAGGCATCGTGGGGGCACTTATGGAAGTCATGCAGAAGAGGAGCAAAGCCATCCACTCCTCGG ATgaagatgaggatgatgatgacgaAGAGGATTTTGAAGATGACGACGAATGGGATGACTAG
- the LOC139406452 gene encoding actin nucleation-promoting factor WASL-like isoform X1, with amino-acid sequence MNSHPPQRRVGNIGSILLTPQENECLFNYLGRKCITLCTAVVQVYGADRSSSWVKRCCGVACLIKDNPLRSYFIRVFDIKEGKTMFEQELYNNFSINSSRSYFISFSGDNCQVGLNFASEEEAKRFRAALKDLLSRRQRKTEKRRDPANGPALPMATVDIKNPEINNVRFHNSHHHQHHQQQHQPHHVNNMLHSSFSKKEKKVKGKRKKLTKADIGTPSNFQHIGHVGWDPNTGFDLNNLDPELKNLFDMCGISEAQLKDKETSKVIYDFIEKKGGVEAVKNELRRQAPPPPPSRGGPPPPPPPHSSGPAPPPPPPPPSRGGRGAPPPPPPSRAPTSAPPPPPPSRPGALGAPPPPPPPNRGGHGHHHYQPPPPPSHAPQAPPPPPPPSAPPSGGGGAPPPPPPPPPPPGPPPPPELDGGVESPHSPPGSGGKSALLEQIRGGTQLKKVEPPASKPPATTVGRDALLDQIRQGIQLKTVPDGPESGSPTPAPSAGIVGALMEVMQKRSKAIHSSDEDEDDDDEEDFEDDDEWDD; translated from the exons ATGAATAGCCATCCTCCGCAACGCCGGGTTGGAAATATTGGCTCCATACTCCTCACCCCGCAAGAGAACGAATGCCTCTTCAACTACCTGGGAAGGAAATGCATT ACCCTGTGCACAGCGGTGGTCCAGGTGTATGGGGCAGACAGGAGCTCGTCCTGGGTGAAGAGGTGCTGCGGAGTAGCCTGTCTGATCAAGGATAACCCTCTGAGGTCCTACTTCATCAGGGTCTTTGACATCAAG GAAGGGAAAACCATGTTTGAACAGGAGCTCTACAATAACTTCTCAATCAACAGCTCGAGGTCCTATTTCATTTCGTTTTCAGGAGAT AACTGCCAGGTAGGCCTGAACTTCGCTAGCGAGGAAGAGGCCAAGCGATTTAGAGCCGCACTGAAAGACCTACTCAGCAGACGGCAACGTAAAACGG AGAAAAGACGTGACCCTGCAAATG GCCCAGCTCTCCCTATGGCCACTGTGGACATCAAGAACCCGGAGATCAACAATGTGCGCTTCCACAACTCccaccatcatcaacaccaccagcagcagcatcagccaCACCACGTCAACAACATGCTGCACAGTAGCTTCAGCAAGAAGGAGAAGAAAGTCAAGGGCAAGAGGAAGAAGCTCACCAAGGCTGACATAGGCACCCCCAGCAACTTCCA GCACATCGGCCATGTGGGCTGGGACCCAAACACAGGCTTCGAT TTGAATAACCTGGACCCGGAGCTAAAGAACCTGTTTGACATGTGTGGCATCTCAGAGGCCCAGCTGAAGGACAAGGAGACCTCCAAGGTCATCTATGACTTCATCGAAAAGAAAGGAGGGGTGGAGGCCGTCAAGAACGAGCTCCGTAGGCAAG ccccaccacctcctccctctcggggtggcccacctcctcctcccccaccccacAGCTCGGGCCCAGctcctcccccaccaccaccacccccatcgCGAGGTGGCCGGGGTGCCCCgccaccacctccaccctctcGGGCCCCCACCTctgcccctcccccccctcccccctccaggcCTGGTGCCCTAGgagccccccctcctcccccgccCCCCAACAGAGGGGGCCACGGCCACCACCACTACCAGCCACCGCCTCCACCCTCACATGCCCCCCAGGCCCCACCGCCACCTCCCCCACCATCAGCACCACCCTCCGGTGGCGGGGgagcccctcctccacctcctccaccaccacccccacctggACCCCCGCCCCCTCCAGAGCTGGACGGTGGTGTGGAGTCGCCCCACTCACCCCCGGGCTCGGGGGGTAAGTCGGCCCTGCTAGAGCAGATCCGTGGGGGCACCCAGCTGAAGAAGGTGGAGCCACCGGCCTCCAAGCCACCGGCCACCACCGTAGGGCGCGATGCCCTGCTCGACCAGATACGGCAGGGCATCCAGCTAAAAACC GTACCAGACGGCCCTGAATCGGGCTCCCCTACACCGGCCCCCTCGGCAGGCATCGTGGGGGCACTTATGGAAGTCATGCAGAAGAGGAGCAAAGCCATCCACTCCTCGG ATgaagatgaggatgatgatgacgaAGAGGATTTTGAAGATGACGACGAATGGGATGACTAG